In Gemmatimonadaceae bacterium, the sequence CACCGGTGAGCGCCGCATGCTCAAGGGCACGCGGCTGCTCTATCGCATGCTGCTCCGCAAAGGCTGGCGCATCGGGCGCGACCTCGCGTACATGGAAGCCGAGGGCGCGCTGCACGACGAACGCGCGTGGGGCGAGCGCACGGGGTTGTTCCTGCGGTTCCTCTTTCCCGCCCACAGCGGCGTTGTCTTGCCGGAGGCCGTGACGGTATGAGTGATACGTTCACGCAGTTCTCGCCCAAGGCGTTCACCTTCCTGCGCGGGCTCAAGAAGAACAACCGCAAGGAATGGTTCGAAGCCAATCGCAGCACGTACGAGACCGAATTGAAGGAGCCCATGAAGCTCCTCATCGAGGAGATCGACGTCGCGCTGGCTACGATCGCGCCGGAGATCATCGGCTCCCCCAAGAAGAGCGCGTTCCGCATTCACCGCGATGTGCGCTTCAGCAAGGACAAGAGCCCGTACAAAACGCACGTGGCCTGCTGGTTCTACCATCGCGATGCCGGCCACGGCGTGGGTGGTGAGGCGGCGCATGGCGGCGCGGGGTTCTACTTCCACCTCGAGCCGGGCGGTTGCTTCTGCGGCGGCGGGATCTGGATGCCGCCGCGGCCGGCGGTGGCACGCATCCGCCAGCACCTCGTGGACGATCTGGAGGGGTTCGAGGAGATCGTGAAGGCGCGCGGCTTCAAGCAGCGCTTCGGCGAGCTCTCCACCGAGGGCAAGCTCACCCGGACCCCGCGTGGCTTCACCCCCGACCATCCGGCCGCCGAGTGGCTCAAGTATCAGAGCTACATTGTGAGCGCTGAACTCGACGCCGATGTGGTGACGAGCAAGAAGTTGCCGCAGGTACTGGCGAAGCATTACGCGGCGATGACCCCGTTCGTCCGATGGTTGAACAGCGCGCTCGGGCTCAAGCCCGCGTCGATGCGCTAACGCCCAGTCATGCCGAAGAACCTCAAGCTCGCTCTCGACATCCTCATTGGGGCCGCCCTGCCATGGGCGATCCTCAAGTACGGCACCGCGCCGCTCGGCACGCTCCCCGCGTACCTGACGGCGGCGCTGGTGCCGGTGGCGTGGGTGCTGCTCGATCTCTTCGTCATTTCCCGGCACTTTAACTTCATCACCACGTACAGCGGCGCGAGCGCCATCATGCGCGGGGCGCTGGCGTTCTGGTACGTGGAGGGCGCGCTCTTCGCGTTCAAGGACAGCGCGAGCTATCTGCTGGCGTTTCTGGTCTTCGGGCTGACGGCCTTCTTCGGCAGGCCCGTCACACGCTCGATTGCGTGGCAGGGGCTCGGACCGGACACGCCCGAGCGTGAAGCGCAGCTCGAGCGTCTGTTCAACGAGCCCACGGTGCTGCAGGCCATGAAGAAGGCGACCCTCATGATTGGCTTCACCAATCTGGGTGCCGGGCTCGTGAACTACGTGCTCAACTATCGGATCGTGACGGCGCACTTCAACACGCCCGCGTTCAACGATCAGGTGGCGAATGTGAACGCCATCACCCGCGTGGTGCTGGTGCTCCCCGACATGATCGCGCTCTTCTTTGCCTTCCAGCTCATGTACAAGGCGATGTACGCGCTGCTGCCGCCGGATGACCTGCCGGGGCAGCCGGAGAGCGGCGAATTCTGGGCGCTCCTCGCGCGCCGGGAGGCCGAGGGCGTGTCCGGCGGCGCCACGGCGGTGGAGAGCCGCGCGGCGCAGCAGGCCCGGAGCGAGTTCGGCATCGGCTGAGTGCGGTCGTGCCCCGGGCGTGATCAGGGCTGGCGCGAGGGACCCCGGCGAGGGCATTCTCCATGAGCCCTCCCCCGGACCCTGCCATGGCTACGCTCGTCTCTCCGGAGTCACCAGTCGCCCCCGCGCCCGCGCGCGCCTTCCCTGCATCGACGAGTGCGCCGTGGGGTCGCCCCCGCACGCGTCGCCACGCGATCGGCCATCACGAGCTCACGGGGCAGTATCGGATCGATCTGCGCGATCAGGCCCCGGACCTCTTCGAGGATGTGAGTGCGACCAATTGGGCGGCGCTGACCGCTCGCGATGTCGGCACGCCATACCGGACCGAGAAGTGGTCGCGTGCGCGCCGCGACTACGAGCGGACGGAAGGCAAGTCGCTCCCGATCATCGAAGGGTGGCGGTTGTTCAATACGTCGTTCCATCAGTTCTTCCTCACCGATGTGCCCG encodes:
- a CDS encoding DUF2461 domain-containing protein codes for the protein MSDTFTQFSPKAFTFLRGLKKNNRKEWFEANRSTYETELKEPMKLLIEEIDVALATIAPEIIGSPKKSAFRIHRDVRFSKDKSPYKTHVACWFYHRDAGHGVGGEAAHGGAGFYFHLEPGGCFCGGGIWMPPRPAVARIRQHLVDDLEGFEEIVKARGFKQRFGELSTEGKLTRTPRGFTPDHPAAEWLKYQSYIVSAELDADVVTSKKLPQVLAKHYAAMTPFVRWLNSALGLKPASMR